A portion of the Lolium rigidum isolate FL_2022 chromosome 1, APGP_CSIRO_Lrig_0.1, whole genome shotgun sequence genome contains these proteins:
- the LOC124708706 gene encoding annexin Gh1-like, translating into MATLTVPASVPAVGDDCEQLRKAFEGWGTNEALIISILAHRDAAQRRAIRRHYAATYGEELLRSITDEISGDFERAVILWTLDPAERDAVLANEGATRWQAGSPVLVEIACARGSAQLFAVRQAYHDRFKRSLEEDVAAHVTGDFRKLLVPLVSAYRYEGPEVNTRLAHSEAKILQDKIEHKAYADDEIIRILTTRSKAQLLATFNNYNDSFGHPINKDLKADPKDEFLKTLRAVIRCFTCPDRYFEKVVRLAIAGNGTDENSLTRIITTRAEVDLKLIKEVYQKRNSVPLEKAVAGDTSGDYEGMLLALLGKE; encoded by the exons ATGGCCACGCTCACCGTCCCCGCCTCCGTCCCCGCCGTCGGCGACGACTGCGAGCAGCTCCGCAAGGCCTTCGAAG GATGGGGCACCAACGAGGCGCTCATCATCTCCATCCTCGCCCACCGCGACGCCGCGCAGCGCCGCGCCATCCGCAGGCACTACGCCGCCACCTACGGCGAGGAGCTCCTGCGCAGCATCACCGACGAGATCTCCGGCGACTTCGAG AGGGCCGTGATCCTGTGGACGCTGGACCCCGCGGAGCGGGACGCGGTGCTGGCCAACGAGGGCGCCACGAGGTGGCAGGCCGGGAGCCCCGTGCTCGTCGAGATCGCCTGCGCGCGCGGCTCCGCTCAGCTCTTCGCCGTCAGGCAGGCATACCACGACCGATTCAAGCGATCGCTCGAGGAGGACGTCGCTGCCCACGTCACCGGCGACTTCCGCAAG CTTTTGGTGCCGCTTGTAAGCGCGTACCGCTATGAAGGACCAGAGGTCAACACAAGGTTGGCACATTCAGAAGCCAAAATACTGCAGGATAAGATCGAGCATAAGGCTTACGCTGATGATGAGATCATCAGGATCCTCACTACTCGCAGCAAAGCTCAGCTGCTTGCAACATTCAACAATTACAATGACTCATTTGGTCACCCAATCAATAAG GATCTCAAGGCTGATCCCAAAGACGAGTTCCTTAAAACTCTGCGGGCTGTGATCCGGTGTTTCACTTGCCCTGATAGGTACTTCGAGAAGGTCGTCAGGTTGGCTATTGCAGGGAACGGAACAGATGAGAACTCACTCACTAGGATCATCACTACCCGGGCCGAGGTGGACCTGAAACTGATAAAAGAGGTGTACCAGAAGAGGAACAGCGTCCCCCTGGAGAAGGCTGTCGCCGGAGACACCTCCGGAGACTACGAGGGCATGCTCCTTGCCCTTCTCGGGAAGGAGTGA